From Chryseobacterium salivictor, a single genomic window includes:
- a CDS encoding AAA family ATPase — protein MIPVQLTLEGLYSYQERQTIDFKNLTESGLFGIFGAVGSGKSSILEAISFALYGETERLNARDKRAYNMMNLKSNRSFIEFDFFNFENKKFRATREFKRNSKNFDDVKPSNVVFYEWKENRWEPLEHVNPEKIINLTYANFKRTIIIPQGQFKEFLELGATDRTNMMKEIFNLYRFDLQNNVSGLNAKNRSELDQLEGQLKGFEEINEEQIAAQKENLTLLQKKFEEAKNEFNKIDKKYQIQKNLKTDFELLNEKQENFKKLSLEKTEIDGLEKQTERFEQVFRLFNPLIGEKNKLQKEIDSKNHEKEIQGKNLAETERKFNVLKESITAILPQYEVLERSKIKENDLRLILQMLRFSAEIEILKSRTENGVKEVEKVSENQKTIRNKIDVLLKNSELLKSQRLDAQLLLNVGNWFSKKRNLTESLQAQLKKTDDLNSEIHNISEELKTFTIDAETFKNDFKLKNDSLENQKKSLSEKKNQLEVQQQLAHFANELHDGESCPLCGALEHPDIVEFEDVKSELSAVAEQIIAIENQQKELQQTSSEIEKILAKKKFFESQLKAENEAFDQIKTEVDTHQNIFCWKEFNAENEPDFELKRKQTFDLEKQIEALSQEISQQQKNLEKERESLDKFNKALEDFKLKDKEVETKFKTSQSNLKNLFWEEFSKKSVEEVEERFQNLSKSNLKTEHEYQNLIQQEKELSPKFAEQKAVSEQLGKRIAELEKEISENGTVLIQHLEDHQFSNLEEVETILAQEINVQNNRNQIQKFRIDFETLKNGVEELSLKLKGFSFDESQFAALETQFKTGENELKTANDNVVKLCSEIDRLEKEFKKKEDLLKELAKLQKRADHLKIMTNLFKGAGFVQYVSSIYLRQLCDHANIRFHRMTRNQLSLQLNENNDFEIVDFLNEGRSRSVKTLSGGQSFQVSLSLALALAESVQANAQAEKNFFFIDEGFGTQDLESVNVVFETLTNLQKENRIVGIISHVEELKEKMPVSLNIIKDEERGSLIF, from the coding sequence TCTAAAAACTTTGACGATGTGAAACCATCGAATGTTGTTTTTTATGAATGGAAAGAAAACCGGTGGGAACCTTTGGAACATGTAAATCCAGAAAAGATAATCAATCTTACGTATGCGAATTTCAAACGCACGATTATTATTCCGCAAGGCCAGTTCAAAGAGTTTCTGGAACTGGGTGCAACTGACAGAACCAATATGATGAAAGAGATTTTCAATCTGTATCGGTTCGATCTGCAGAATAATGTTTCAGGTTTGAATGCGAAAAACAGATCTGAACTGGATCAGTTAGAAGGTCAGCTGAAAGGTTTTGAAGAAATAAATGAAGAACAGATTGCTGCTCAGAAAGAAAATTTAACCTTGCTTCAGAAAAAGTTTGAGGAGGCAAAAAATGAATTTAATAAAATTGATAAGAAATATCAGATTCAAAAGAATCTTAAAACAGATTTTGAACTGTTAAATGAGAAGCAGGAAAACTTCAAAAAACTTTCGCTTGAAAAAACTGAAATTGACGGATTAGAGAAGCAGACAGAACGGTTTGAGCAGGTTTTCAGATTATTCAATCCTTTGATTGGCGAGAAAAATAAACTTCAAAAAGAAATTGATTCTAAAAATCACGAGAAAGAAATTCAGGGTAAAAATTTAGCAGAAACTGAACGGAAATTTAATGTGTTGAAAGAAAGCATTACAGCAATTTTGCCTCAATATGAAGTTCTGGAACGGTCTAAAATTAAGGAAAATGATCTGCGTTTGATCCTGCAAATGCTCAGGTTTTCAGCCGAAATCGAAATTCTCAAATCCCGAACTGAAAATGGCGTAAAAGAAGTAGAAAAGGTTTCTGAAAATCAAAAAACAATCAGGAATAAAATTGATGTTTTGCTGAAAAATTCAGAGCTTTTGAAATCGCAAAGATTAGATGCTCAATTATTATTAAATGTCGGAAACTGGTTTTCAAAAAAGAGAAATTTAACGGAATCTCTTCAGGCCCAACTTAAGAAAACAGATGATTTAAATTCAGAAATTCATAACATTTCTGAGGAATTGAAAACTTTTACTATTGATGCTGAAACTTTTAAAAATGATTTTAAACTGAAGAATGATTCTTTAGAAAATCAGAAAAAAAGTCTTTCAGAAAAAAAGAATCAACTGGAAGTTCAGCAGCAACTGGCGCATTTTGCCAATGAACTGCACGACGGAGAATCCTGTCCGCTTTGTGGCGCTTTGGAGCATCCGGATATTGTTGAATTTGAAGATGTGAAAAGTGAACTTTCTGCAGTTGCTGAGCAAATTATTGCGATTGAAAACCAGCAGAAAGAACTGCAACAGACAAGTTCGGAAATTGAAAAAATTCTGGCGAAAAAGAAATTCTTTGAAAGCCAGTTAAAAGCAGAAAACGAAGCTTTTGATCAGATAAAAACGGAAGTTGATACCCATCAAAATATTTTTTGTTGGAAGGAATTTAATGCTGAAAATGAACCTGATTTTGAACTGAAACGAAAACAGACTTTTGACCTCGAAAAACAAATTGAAGCGCTAAGTCAGGAGATTTCTCAGCAGCAGAAAAATCTGGAGAAAGAGCGTGAAAGCCTGGATAAATTCAATAAAGCCTTAGAAGATTTCAAATTAAAGGACAAGGAAGTTGAGACGAAATTCAAAACCAGTCAGTCGAATTTGAAGAATTTATTTTGGGAAGAATTCAGCAAGAAATCTGTGGAGGAGGTGGAAGAGCGTTTTCAGAATCTCTCAAAATCAAATCTGAAAACCGAACACGAATACCAAAATTTAATTCAACAGGAAAAAGAACTTTCGCCAAAGTTTGCTGAGCAGAAAGCGGTTTCCGAACAATTGGGAAAACGAATTGCGGAATTGGAAAAAGAAATCTCAGAAAATGGGACTGTTTTAATTCAACATTTAGAAGATCATCAATTTAGTAATTTAGAAGAAGTTGAAACCATTTTAGCGCAGGAAATCAATGTTCAAAATAATAGAAATCAGATCCAGAAATTTAGAATTGATTTTGAAACTCTGAAAAATGGAGTGGAAGAATTATCACTAAAATTAAAAGGTTTTTCTTTTGACGAATCGCAGTTTGCTGCTTTGGAAACTCAATTTAAAACGGGTGAAAATGAATTGAAAACCGCAAATGATAATGTGGTAAAACTATGTTCGGAAATCGACAGACTTGAAAAAGAATTTAAGAAAAAAGAAGATCTTTTAAAAGAATTAGCGAAACTTCAAAAGCGTGCAGATCATCTGAAAATAATGACGAATCTCTTTAAAGGAGCGGGTTTTGTGCAATATGTTTCTTCCATTTATTTAAGACAATTGTGCGATCATGCGAATATTCGTTTTCACCGGATGACCCGAAATCAACTGAGTCTTCAACTGAATGAAAATAATGATTTTGAAATCGTGGATTTTCTGAATGAAGGCAGAAGCCGAAGTGTAAAAACCTTGTCTGGCGGACAATCTTTTCAGGTTTCTCTAAGTCTGGCTTTGGCTTTGGCAGAAAGTGTTCAGGCGAATGCGCAGGCGGAAAAGAATTTCTTCTTTATCGATGAAGGTTTCGGAACTCAGGATCTGGAATCGGTGAATGTTGTTTTTGAAACCCTGACCAATTTGCAAAAAGAAAACAGAATTGTCGGCATTATTTCCCACGTTGAAGAACTGAAAGAAAAAATGCCGGTTTCGCTGAATATCATCAAAGATGAAGAAAGAGGAAGTTTGATTTTTTAA
- a CDS encoding glycoside hydrolase family 10 protein gives MNIRNLQYTVLVATAIFINSCSTQKPAKQVAKKPVTTTKPLPPKPVTPLPDPEKKISLNLPEVNREFRAAWIATVANINWPSKNNLTTQQQKDEAIKILDLLKNANFNAVIFQARPSADAMYKSDLEPWSYFLTGSIGKAPMPFYDPLEFWITEAHKRGMELHVWLNPYRAHHTTGGPITEESLIKKMPDQIVKLRNGMYWMDPSDGKTQDHASKVIKDLVKRYDIDAVHIDDYFYPYREYNGGKDFPDNKSWNDFLKQGGNLSRADWRRANVNKFIKRIHDEIKAEKSYVQFGISPFGIWKPGFPEGIKGSSQYDELYADAKLWLNQGWLDYFSPQLYWKNDGPQSFPALLKWWESENTQKRHLYPGLNTIGLNGVSDRPAEIVSQINLTRQILKNSSGTVHYSVDGLSKNVDMFNAVKNAYQTQALIPRTPWIKAKPLDKPNLSVENNGNSVSIKWNALDAANVFQWILYVKNGDTWETEILEKDIVSRNLPLNKNGKKLNTVALKSVDRLGNESDYDSKKL, from the coding sequence ATGAATATCCGAAACTTACAATATACCGTACTGGTTGCAACAGCAATTTTCATCAATTCCTGTTCTACCCAAAAACCTGCGAAACAGGTGGCTAAAAAACCGGTGACCACCACCAAACCTTTGCCTCCGAAACCAGTCACACCGCTGCCGGATCCCGAGAAAAAAATCAGCCTCAACCTTCCGGAAGTGAACCGCGAATTCCGTGCTGCCTGGATTGCGACCGTCGCGAATATCAACTGGCCTTCAAAAAATAATCTGACAACGCAACAGCAAAAAGACGAAGCCATCAAAATTCTGGATTTACTGAAAAATGCTAATTTCAATGCCGTTATTTTTCAGGCAAGGCCTTCCGCAGATGCGATGTATAAAAGCGATCTGGAGCCCTGGTCTTATTTCCTGACCGGTTCCATTGGTAAAGCTCCGATGCCTTTTTATGATCCGTTAGAATTCTGGATCACAGAAGCTCATAAAAGAGGAATGGAACTGCATGTCTGGTTGAATCCCTACCGCGCTCACCACACCACAGGCGGGCCGATTACCGAAGAATCACTGATTAAGAAAATGCCTGACCAAATCGTCAAACTCCGCAACGGGATGTACTGGATGGATCCGTCTGACGGGAAAACCCAGGATCATGCTTCAAAAGTGATTAAGGATCTCGTAAAACGCTATGATATCGATGCAGTCCACATCGACGATTATTTTTATCCATACAGAGAATACAATGGCGGTAAAGATTTCCCGGACAACAAAAGCTGGAACGATTTCCTGAAGCAAGGCGGAAACCTTTCGCGGGCAGACTGGCGAAGAGCAAACGTGAATAAATTCATCAAAAGAATTCATGATGAAATCAAAGCCGAAAAAAGTTACGTGCAGTTTGGAATCAGTCCTTTTGGAATCTGGAAACCCGGTTTTCCGGAAGGAATCAAAGGTTCTTCCCAATACGACGAATTATACGCCGATGCCAAATTATGGCTGAACCAAGGGTGGCTGGATTATTTCTCGCCCCAACTCTACTGGAAAAATGACGGCCCCCAAAGTTTCCCTGCGCTGCTGAAATGGTGGGAAAGTGAGAACACCCAGAAACGTCATCTTTATCCGGGTTTGAACACGATTGGGCTCAATGGCGTAAGTGACCGTCCGGCAGAGATCGTTTCGCAAATTAACCTGACACGCCAGATTTTAAAAAACAGTTCGGGAACGGTACATTACAGCGTAGATGGATTATCAAAAAATGTGGACATGTTCAACGCTGTAAAAAACGCCTATCAAACGCAGGCCTTGATTCCGAGAACACCCTGGATCAAAGCAAAACCTTTGGATAAACCCAATTTGTCTGTTGAAAACAACGGCAATTCTGTAAGTATTAAATGGAATGCTTTGGATGCTGCGAATGTTTTCCAATGGATTCTGTATGTGAAAAACGGAGACACCTGGGAAACTGAAATCTTAGAAAAAGATATCGTTTCCAGGAATTTACCTTTAAATAAAAATGGCAAAAAACTGAATACGGTTGCACTGAAATCGGTGGACCGGCTAGGAAATGAAAGTGACTATGACTCGAAAAAACTGTAG
- a CDS encoding transposase — protein sequence MDHFNNKYRISSARLQSWDYGKAGFYFITICTHDRAHFFGKITKGKMQLSDLGRIAEREWLKTFELRPDMNLFMGEFVVMPNHFHAIIGIGENEYNMKRESGDGDGNGNGNGNGDCRDAMHCVSTVVVNPIGVVNPIATVDPTNIPITSKNQFGPQSKNLASIIRGFKSSVTVAARQINPDFQWQPRFHDHIIRNEGEFERISQYIINNPEKWDNDQFKNRDVMHCVSAGITAASLRE from the coding sequence ATGGATCATTTTAATAATAAATACCGCATTTCATCTGCCCGTTTACAAAGCTGGGATTACGGTAAGGCAGGTTTCTATTTCATTACCATCTGTACCCACGACAGAGCCCATTTCTTTGGCAAAATAACCAAAGGCAAAATGCAGTTGTCGGACCTTGGTAGGATTGCAGAACGGGAATGGTTGAAAACATTTGAATTGCGCCCCGATATGAATCTATTCATGGGTGAATTTGTCGTGATGCCCAATCATTTTCACGCCATCATCGGTATTGGGGAAAATGAATATAATATGAAACGGGAATCGGGGGATGGCGATGGGAATGGTAACGGTAACGGTAACGGGGATTGTAGAGACGCAATGCATTGCGTCTCTACGGTGGTGGTGAATCCCATTGGCGTGGTGAATCCCATTGCCACGGTGGATCCCACAAATATCCCCATTACCTCCAAAAACCAATTCGGCCCACAATCCAAAAATCTGGCATCTATTATCCGCGGGTTTAAATCATCTGTCACCGTTGCAGCGCGTCAGATAAATCCTGATTTTCAATGGCAACCGCGATTTCATGATCACATTATCCGCAATGAGGGAGAATTTGAAAGGATTTCCCAATACATTATCAATAATCCCGAAAAATGGGATAATGATCAATTTAAAAATAGAGACGTAATGCATTGCGTCTCTGCGGGAATAACTGCTGCGTCTCTGCGGGAATAA
- a CDS encoding SPFH domain-containing protein — protein MSLTFLLLVMIAVLVTIGIITKKLDILSYGEPDKNGNQKPVGVKWKPVTFILLTVLAALFQPMNYEVISVGHKGLLINLLGDKRGASNTEEVSGVVFYNKYTQEIQEVPLDQRHIEYPESIIVAKGGFPCPIKPSFNYSVKESTAADMFTNLRSTYKKGGLEAIQEGWLNNAIIGAINDVANRHSIDYLFNNRETYEAEILSEVNKRIGKWFMVSQLKTNIQPPKAIRQSIEDKATADADAIKAEAQARVAQADAQRKIQLAKGDSASVVIRAQAEAKAISLKQQEITQTYVEYQRVLKWDGVMPTTVLGSGSNTLLNVK, from the coding sequence ATGTCTCTAACATTTCTACTTTTGGTAATGATCGCCGTTCTTGTAACCATTGGCATCATTACAAAAAAACTCGATATCTTAAGCTACGGTGAACCGGATAAAAACGGAAATCAAAAACCTGTTGGCGTTAAATGGAAACCGGTTACTTTTATTCTGTTGACTGTTCTTGCAGCGCTTTTTCAGCCCATGAATTACGAAGTGATCAGCGTGGGTCACAAAGGGCTTTTAATTAATTTACTCGGTGATAAAAGAGGGGCTTCGAATACCGAAGAAGTTTCGGGCGTCGTGTTCTACAACAAATACACCCAGGAAATACAGGAAGTTCCGCTCGATCAGAGGCATATCGAATATCCCGAATCCATTATTGTGGCTAAAGGGGGGTTCCCCTGTCCGATCAAACCGTCGTTCAACTATTCGGTAAAGGAATCTACCGCGGCGGATATGTTTACCAACCTGAGATCCACCTACAAAAAGGGCGGACTGGAAGCCATTCAGGAAGGCTGGCTGAACAATGCCATTATCGGCGCCATCAATGATGTGGCGAACCGGCATTCTATCGATTACCTGTTCAACAACCGGGAAACCTACGAGGCAGAAATTCTGTCGGAAGTGAATAAAAGAATCGGGAAATGGTTTATGGTTTCTCAGCTGAAAACCAATATCCAGCCTCCGAAAGCCATCCGCCAGTCGATTGAAGACAAGGCGACGGCTGATGCTGATGCGATTAAAGCGGAAGCGCAGGCGCGTGTTGCGCAGGCGGATGCCCAGCGGAAAATCCAGTTGGCGAAAGGAGATTCGGCTTCTGTGGTCATCAGAGCGCAGGCGGAAGCCAAAGCCATCAGCCTGAAACAGCAGGAAATTACCCAAACTTACGTGGAATACCAGAGAGTCCTGAAATGGGATGGCGTGATGCCGACGACGGTGTTGGGGAGTGGGAGCAATACGTTGTTGAATGTGAAGTAG
- a CDS encoding DUF262 domain-containing protein — protein MKFDSIEKLLNYGIFTIPEYQRGYSWTKDQLDDLLNDLSDVEFIKEHYAGTITLIKSGQEKIGITDLTKYDIVDGQQRLTTFHLFLVSIYHRISEIDPLQADAVIIKNVLNKGKSLLRLNSKDNQEFFFALLNELDINIIKKYAPKSKTQKNLLNTRIHFNTYLQRYTSINTLVKIYNNLLSKFKVNVFELEEESEVGLIFETMNDRGLPLSDMDKVKNYLIYLTHRLNEKTIAKEINRKFGDIFTELMEIKNYSVTRIENQFLKHCYIVYSGDNNNLSDIPKKIKTELIKQREIFAKKNLFDNDTAQREKKIKEIKDFNNFLQKSANYYSAVLNQSFDIQNVNDSLYRLETLGKIESFLPLYLAVLNNKKFKPEFLIAINEILEAFTIRVFIFGNKKGNTGNSALFELAYKVFTNKINFTELKKELRNLIEKNSSNLDLRKSIINMGAYNSISNSSLKLILLDYEYYLQGELSAKFDIGSIREIVSNGKITIEHIAPQTILPGVKAMENINLLGNLVLTFENGVLGNRTFLSKRSTYAKSNFASERELIGYEDWNDKTILERGKKIQKFIMDKWKA, from the coding sequence ATGAAATTTGACTCAATAGAAAAACTTTTAAATTATGGGATCTTTACAATTCCTGAATATCAACGTGGTTATTCGTGGACAAAGGACCAATTAGATGATTTACTGAATGATTTAAGTGATGTTGAATTTATAAAAGAACATTATGCAGGAACAATAACCTTGATAAAATCTGGACAAGAAAAAATTGGAATAACTGATTTAACAAAATATGACATTGTTGACGGGCAGCAGAGACTGACAACATTTCATTTATTTTTAGTAAGTATTTATCATAGAATCAGTGAAATTGATCCTCTACAAGCAGATGCTGTAATTATTAAAAATGTTTTAAATAAGGGCAAATCCCTACTTCGTTTAAATAGCAAAGACAATCAAGAATTTTTCTTTGCATTATTAAATGAACTCGACATAAATATAATTAAGAAGTATGCGCCAAAAAGTAAAACTCAAAAAAATCTCTTAAATACAAGAATACATTTCAATACATATTTACAACGGTATACCTCAATAAACACACTCGTAAAAATTTATAACAACCTATTATCAAAATTTAAGGTTAATGTTTTTGAATTAGAAGAAGAATCTGAAGTAGGTTTAATATTTGAGACAATGAATGATAGAGGCTTGCCTTTATCCGATATGGATAAAGTGAAAAATTATCTAATTTATTTAACTCATCGTTTAAATGAAAAAACGATAGCAAAGGAAATAAATAGAAAATTTGGCGATATCTTTACAGAATTGATGGAAATTAAAAACTATTCAGTAACAAGAATAGAGAATCAATTTCTAAAACATTGTTATATTGTTTATAGCGGAGATAATAATAACTTGTCTGATATACCCAAAAAGATAAAAACTGAATTGATTAAACAAAGGGAAATTTTTGCAAAAAAAAATCTTTTTGACAATGATACTGCACAAAGAGAAAAGAAGATTAAGGAAATAAAGGATTTCAATAATTTTCTGCAAAAAAGTGCCAATTATTATTCTGCTGTTTTAAATCAAAGTTTTGATATTCAAAATGTAAATGATTCTCTTTACAGACTTGAAACTTTAGGTAAAATTGAATCTTTCTTACCATTGTACTTAGCCGTACTAAATAATAAAAAATTCAAACCTGAATTTCTCATTGCTATAAATGAAATTTTAGAGGCATTTACTATTAGAGTTTTTATTTTCGGAAATAAAAAAGGAAATACTGGAAATTCAGCGTTATTCGAACTTGCATATAAGGTTTTTACTAATAAGATCAATTTCACAGAACTTAAAAAAGAATTGCGGAATCTTATTGAAAAGAACAGCAGTAATTTAGATTTGAGAAAGTCCATCATTAATATGGGCGCATACAATAGTATTAGTAATTCTTCCTTAAAACTTATATTGTTAGACTATGAATATTATTTACAAGGAGAATTATCTGCAAAGTTTGATATTGGATCAATCAGAGAGATAGTTAGTAATGGCAAAATCACTATTGAACATATAGCTCCCCAAACAATTCTTCCTGGGGTTAAGGCTATGGAAAACATAAATTTGTTGGGCAATTTAGTTTTAACTTTTGAAAATGGTGTTTTAGGGAATAGAACATTTCTCTCTAAAAGAAGCACTTATGCCAAATCTAATTTTGCATCTGAAAGAGAATTAATTGGATATGAAGATTGGAATGATAAAACAATTCTCGAAAGAGGGAAAAAAATTCAAAAATTCATAATGGACAAATGGAAAGCATAA
- a CDS encoding polysaccharide deacetylase family protein, with protein MKNIVESVFVALFLWVGCQPEPAKITAGTTVIAAPAKITAPKKVRAAAATVLSRKEVPVLCYHNIKDFSASAGENTKVYTVKPAAFAEQMKALADAGYQTVLPEQLYNYLVFDGPLPEKPIMITFDDTRGAQFSIGATEMKKYGFKGVFFIMTVSVNRPGYMTKEQIKSLSDDGHVIGAHTWDHHRVTKYAGDDWNIQLVKPKAQLEEITGKPVTDFAYPYGLWNTAAIDEIKKSDYKMAYILSTKRDPVDPLYTIRRMIVSGTWSTQGMMNAVHSSFH; from the coding sequence ATGAAAAATATTGTTGAGTCCGTTTTTGTTGCGTTGTTTTTATGGGTTGGCTGTCAGCCGGAACCTGCTAAAATAACTGCCGGGACGACGGTTATTGCCGCTCCCGCAAAAATCACAGCGCCAAAAAAAGTCAGGGCCGCTGCGGCGACTGTTCTTTCGAGAAAAGAAGTGCCGGTTTTATGCTATCATAATATTAAGGATTTCAGCGCCAGTGCGGGTGAAAACACAAAAGTGTATACCGTAAAACCTGCTGCCTTTGCGGAACAGATGAAAGCTTTGGCAGATGCCGGATACCAAACCGTTTTACCTGAACAGCTATATAACTATTTAGTTTTTGACGGTCCGTTACCAGAAAAACCCATCATGATTACCTTTGATGATACGAGGGGAGCACAGTTCAGTATTGGCGCAACCGAAATGAAAAAATACGGTTTCAAAGGCGTGTTTTTTATCATGACCGTTTCTGTTAACCGTCCCGGATATATGACTAAAGAACAAATCAAAAGTTTATCGGACGACGGGCATGTTATCGGAGCACATACCTGGGATCATCATAGGGTCACTAAATACGCTGGAGACGACTGGAATATACAATTGGTCAAACCAAAGGCTCAACTGGAGGAAATCACCGGTAAACCGGTAACCGATTTTGCTTATCCGTATGGATTATGGAATACCGCGGCCATCGATGAAATAAAAAAGAGTGATTATAAAATGGCTTATATATTATCTACCAAAAGAGATCCTGTAGATCCATTATACACCATCAGACGGATGATCGTTTCGGGAACCTGGTCAACTCAGGGAATGATGAACGCTGTTCATTCTTCATTTCACTAA
- the typA gene encoding translational GTPase TypA encodes MQNIRNIAIIAHVDHGKTTLVDKIIHATSVFRENQADSGDLIMDNNDLERERGITILSKNISVMYKGTKINVIDTPGHADFGGEVERVLKMADGVLLLVDAFEGPMPQTRFVLHKALELGLKPIVVINKVDKPNCRPDEVHDKVFDLFFNLEATEEQLDFPTFYGSSKQGWFNTSLEPAEDITPLLDGIIQYVPEPETFEGSLQMQITSLDFSSFLGRIAIGKIRRNSIKEGQTIGLAQEDGKVIRGKVKELYVFEGLGKKKVQEVQAGDICAIVGFDKFQIGDSFVDLENPEPLPRTAIDEPTLNMTFSINNSPFFGKDGKYVTSNHLKERLYKELEKNLALKVEPTDDANTFLVFGRGILHLSVLIETMRREGYEMTIGQPQVIIREIDGVKCEPYESMVVDVPDEYASKVIDLATQRKGDLHIMETKGEMQHMEFEIPSRGLIGLRSQMLTATAGEAIMAHRFTDYKPFKGSIPGRSVGVLISKGQGPATEYSIAKLQDRGKFFVDPGEEIYEGMIIGEQNKPGDLVVNIVEAKQLNNMRASGKDKDGNIAPKQLFSLEECMEYIQGDEAIEVTPNFIRMRKKILSENERKRIERGAKG; translated from the coding sequence ATGCAAAACATTAGAAATATCGCAATTATTGCGCACGTTGACCACGGTAAAACGACTTTGGTTGACAAAATCATCCACGCAACCAGTGTTTTCCGCGAAAATCAGGCAGATTCAGGTGATCTGATCATGGACAACAATGACTTGGAACGTGAAAGAGGAATTACGATTTTATCGAAAAACATTTCGGTAATGTACAAAGGCACCAAAATTAATGTAATTGATACGCCTGGTCACGCCGATTTCGGTGGTGAAGTTGAAAGAGTTCTGAAAATGGCCGATGGAGTTTTACTTTTAGTAGATGCTTTTGAAGGACCGATGCCTCAGACCCGTTTCGTATTGCACAAAGCATTGGAATTAGGTTTGAAGCCGATTGTAGTAATCAACAAAGTTGACAAACCAAACTGTCGTCCTGATGAAGTTCACGATAAAGTTTTTGATTTGTTCTTCAACTTAGAAGCGACAGAAGAGCAGCTGGATTTCCCAACTTTCTATGGTTCGTCCAAACAGGGTTGGTTCAACACGAGCTTAGAGCCTGCAGAAGACATTACTCCCCTATTAGACGGAATTATCCAATATGTACCGGAACCGGAAACTTTCGAAGGAAGCCTGCAAATGCAGATTACTTCACTGGATTTCTCTTCTTTCTTAGGGAGAATCGCTATCGGAAAGATCAGAAGAAACTCTATCAAAGAAGGTCAGACAATTGGTCTTGCTCAGGAAGATGGTAAAGTAATTAGAGGTAAAGTAAAAGAATTATACGTTTTCGAAGGTTTAGGTAAAAAGAAAGTTCAGGAAGTTCAGGCCGGAGACATCTGTGCGATTGTTGGATTTGATAAATTCCAGATCGGAGATTCATTCGTGGATCTTGAAAATCCGGAACCATTGCCAAGAACTGCGATTGACGAGCCGACTTTGAACATGACCTTCTCTATCAACAACTCTCCTTTCTTCGGAAAAGATGGTAAATATGTAACTTCAAATCACCTGAAAGAAAGGTTGTATAAGGAGTTAGAGAAAAACTTAGCTCTAAAAGTTGAACCTACTGATGATGCCAATACATTCCTGGTATTTGGTCGTGGTATTCTTCACCTTTCTGTTCTGATCGAAACGATGAGAAGAGAAGGTTATGAAATGACCATTGGTCAGCCACAGGTAATCATCAGAGAAATCGACGGTGTTAAATGTGAACCTTATGAATCGATGGTCGTTGATGTACCGGACGAATATGCGTCAAAAGTAATCGATCTTGCGACTCAAAGAAAAGGTGATCTGCACATCATGGAAACCAAAGGGGAAATGCAGCACATGGAATTCGAAATTCCTTCAAGAGGATTGATCGGACTGCGTTCTCAAATGTTGACTGCAACTGCCGGTGAAGCAATTATGGCACACCGTTTTACAGACTATAAACCATTCAAAGGATCCATTCCCGGAAGATCCGTTGGAGTATTGATCAGTAAAGGTCAGGGACCTGCAACTGAATATTCTATCGCGAAACTTCAGGACAGAGGTAAGTTCTTTGTTGATCCGGGTGAAGAAATTTACGAAGGAATGATCATCGGTGAGCAAAACAAACCGGGAGATTTAGTAGTAAACATCGTTGAAGCAAAACAGTTGAACAACATGCGTGCTTCAGGAAAAGATAAAGACGGTAACATCGCTCCAAAACAATTATTCTCTCTGGAAGAATGTATGGAATACATCCAGGGTGACGAAGCGATTGAGGTAACTCCAAACTTCATCAGAATGCGTAAAAAAATCCTTTCTGAAAACGAAAGAAAACGTATTGAAAGAGGCGCAAAAGGATAA
- a CDS encoding YdcH family protein, which translates to MENHNLTHEFPELEDKINVLKLNDETFKKMYVNYEEVNALIQHYEEGEQNHTTDEHLTELRKKRVHLKDDVYSYLKQN; encoded by the coding sequence ATGGAAAATCACAACCTTACCCACGAATTCCCTGAACTGGAAGATAAAATCAATGTGCTTAAGCTGAATGATGAAACCTTCAAAAAAATGTACGTGAATTATGAAGAAGTAAATGCCCTCATTCAGCATTACGAAGAAGGCGAGCAGAATCATACGACAGACGAACATTTAACAGAATTACGCAAAAAAAGAGTTCATTTAAAAGATGATGTGTACTCTTATTTAAAACAGAATTAA